One genomic segment of Plasmodium cynomolgi strain B DNA, chromosome 14, whole genome shotgun sequence includes these proteins:
- a CDS encoding receptor putative (putative), protein MMIWKSTQKVKCKTEFLIVVFLLLFASITSSQLIKLDGQKINTNYILYVLKGLYIFGKNDTPYVLLGEKKDMTTKGPHAIFENIGISTTENKNTKYFSFDMEESTADGQGKNESDGENTSDEHSTSESNNSSDEEDEDADEKDKKDKFKINLYKDNPYLRKKKEYMHKHENDEELNTDNLFLEVVIMKESDFNKFYLPKDSNVCCHTEERGMDGNDSYTCPGRGYLKRYVKESSMYALKLPVYFVNDRISNNDEMSPLENEVNHEQFLNRIQGRHIYNIDETDVYALFLSNCSDSKKYELELHGNIHILNKYGYLPGDKIPKLNLYVLCMLIYAIYLFAWIYLLMRNKQFVIKIQIWILVCIFLYLVENFFIFLYFLVYNLRARVNSNLLFLSVCSSILKNVCSYLLILLGSLGWGLVIPTLDKKTFIKIKVLFFFFIIFDFIKQFLDMHLTDAEVNAVYFLFCIIPVTIIYSIIYLWVFTSASKIIIQLNEDKQYEKLNMFKKFFNVLIFSLIFSVIAFVIDIVVMLFVDNTIWSLKCYLSEGIISCLFLIIITAMFMLFRPSDRLKRISHFTEIGDMDEMEDFSHFKTSMEDISIVIKTTVDVLPNWSLHPRTTE, encoded by the exons ATGATGATATGGAAGTCCACTCAGAAAGTTAAATGCAAAACCGAGTTCCTCATCGTAGTGTTTCTTCTCCTGTTTGCAAGCATTACGAGCAGCCAATTGATAAAATTGGATGGACAGAAAATAAACACCAACTACATTCTGTACGTTCTTAAGGGTCTGTACATATTTGGGAAAAATGACACTCCATACGTTTTGctgggggagaagaaggacatGACAACGAAGGGGCCGCATGcaatttttgaaaacatAGGAATCAGTACCACGGAGAATAAGAACACGAAATATTTCAGCTTCGACATGGAGGAAAGCACAGCGGATGGCCAGGGGAAGAATGAATCAGATGGGGAAAACACGTCAGACGAACACTCCACCTCGGAGAGCAACAATAGCagtgatgaggaggatgaagaCGCTGATGAGAAagacaaaaaggataaatttaaaatcaACCTGTATAAGGATAACCCGTacttaagaaaaaaaaaggaatatatgCACAAGCACGAGAATGACGAGGAGCTAAACACAGATAACCTATTTTTAGAAGTAGTCATAATGAAGGAAAGCGATTTCAATAAGTTTTATTTACCAAAAGATTCGAACGTATGTTGCCATACCGAAGAAAGGGGCATGGATGGAAATGATTCATACACCTGTCCAGGAAGGGGCTATCTAAAAAGGTACGTAAAGGAGTCAAGTATGTATGCATTAAAATTACCAGTTTATTTTGTGAATGATAGAATATCGAACAACGATGAGATGTCACCTCTAGAGAATGAAGTAAACCATGAGCAGTTTTTAAATAGAATTCAAGGCAGACATATATACAACATAGACGAGACGGATGTGTAcgcattatttttatcaaactGTTCAGATAGTAAAAAGTACGAGTTAGAGCTACATGgaaatatacacattttgaatAAGTACGGATACCTACCAGGAGATAAAATACCAAAGCTAAATTTGTACGTTTTGTGTATGCTCATTTAtgccatttatttatttgcttgGATATATTTACTAATGAGGAACAAACAGTTCGTTATCAAAATTCAGATATGGATACTGGTATGTATATTTCTCTACCTGGTGGAgaatttcttcatctttcTCTACTTCTTGGTTTATAACTTACGCGCAAGGGTGAATAGCAATTTGCTCTTCCTTTCAGTATGTTCCAGTATATTAAAGAATGTGTGTTCgtatcttttaattttattggGATCTCTAGGCTGGGGATTAGTCATCCCAACATTGGACAAGAAAACGTTTATTAAGATAAAAgtgttgtttttcttttttatcatttttgattttataAAACAGTTTCTGGACATGCACTTAACCGATGCAGAAGTTAACGCAGTTTATTTCCTCTTCTGCATTATCCCAGTAACGATTATTTATTCTATCATTTACTTGTGGGTATTTACTTCAGCTAGCAAAATTATCATTCAGTTAAATGAAGATAAACAGTACGAAAAGTTGAATATGTTTAAGAAGTTTTTTAAcgtattaattttttcacttatcTTTTCAGTCATCGCTTTTGTTATAGATATTGTCGTTATGCTCTTTGTGGATAATACCATATGGAGCTTGAAGTGTTACCTTAGCGAGGGAATTATTAGCTGCTTATTTTTGATCATCATCACCGCCATGTTCATGTTGTTCAGGCCCTCGGACAGACTGAAGAGAATTTCGCACTTTACGGAGATTGGCGATATGGACGAGATGGAGGACTTTTCACACTTCAAGACCTCCATGGAGGACATTTC CATTGTGATAAAAACAACAGTGGATGTTTTACCAAATTGGAGTTTGCATCCACGAACGACAGAGTGA
- a CDS encoding seryl-tRNA synthetase (putative) has product MKAHPLLYILLCVHWALGRRIKHGIESYINPWHGDPQWRDLRAVKKQTPVACKNKCSGDKWNEDEHNEYGMSLNILKANENKVIENLKKRGMEKNINHVQILKDLIEEKNKLEMLRNNLRNMRKVLSDRVKNLMFAQNAIVKSAPQDGMSEETPCMDSREMEMEKRNPQKDTHFEECNVERVKKEINQINEQININETKITHLRYKIDEHFSKLPNLLLCKVPEGKINNGNKIVKMYKIKNVEMDKGNTSIEPHEEILKRFDNNQHIFTNITNKIGFGYNVLVNNIAKLERALIHFMINTHINKFHYTYVKTPVIVARSALTNTGQLPKFENDLFKINNNYKILNDEAFLIPTSEVSLLNLFRNTHLDFENLPIRIEKNFTYGKASKGLLREHIFEKVELVNITDRKSSHVFYKDLIKHSEYILKKLKIPYRVVLLNSFETPFSASICYDLEAWLPSQQRFIEVSSCSNCLDFQARKLNLKYKKKDSNFFCHTINGSGLAVGRVLAIILEQYQIGGSSKNEKKQLIIPKPLRKFMNASVISL; this is encoded by the exons ATGAAAGCCCACCCCCTACTCTACATACTGCTATGCGTTCATTGGGCACTTGGAAGGCGGATCAAACATGGGATCGAGTCCTACATCAATCCATGGCACGGGGACCCCCAATGGAGAGACCTACGTGCagtgaaaaaacaaacccCCGTAGCGTGCAAGAACAAATGCAGTGGTGACAAATGGAACGAAGATGAACATAACGAATATGGCATGAGtcttaacattttaaaagcaaatgaaaataaagtaattgagaatttaaaaaaaaggggaatggaaaaaaatattaaccaTGTTCAAATATTAAAAGATTtaatagaggaaaaaaataaacttgaAATGTTAAGAAATAATCTCCGAAATATGAGAAAAGTTTTATCCGAtcgagtaaaaaatttaatgtttGCTCAGAATGCCATTGTTAAAAGCGCACCCCAGGATGGAATGTCAGAGGAGACACCCTGTATGGATAGCAGAGAAatggaaatggaaaaacggAACCCACAAAAGGAcacccattttgaagaatgtAATGTCGAAcgagtgaaaaaagaaataaaccaAATAAACGAACAGATTAACATTAACGAAACCAAGATAACCCATTTGAGGTACAAAATAGACGAGCATTTTAGTAAGCTGCCCAACCTTTTACTATGTAAAGTACcggagggaaaaataaacaacgGGAACAAAATAGTTAagatgtacaaaataaaaaacgtcGAAATGGACAAAGGTAATACTTCCATAGAACCGcatgaagaaattttaaaaagattcGATAATAatcaacatatttttaccaaCATAACGAACAAAATTGGCTTTGGCTATAACGTACTAGTAAATAATATTGCCAAGTTGGAGAGGGCATTAATTCACTTCATGATtaatacacatataaataaatttcactACACGTATGTAAAAACGCCAGTAATAGTTGCCAGATCGGCCTTAACCAACACAGGGCAACTaccaaaatttgaaaacgatttatttaaaattaataacaatTATAAAATTCTAAACGATGAAGCTTTTCTAATTCCTACTAGCGAAGTCTCTCTATTAAACCTATTTAGAAATACCCACCTagattttgaaaatttaccCATTAG GatagaaaagaattttaCCTATGGAAAAGCATCCAAGGGATTGCTACGTGAAcatattttcgaaaaagtaGAATTAGTTAATATCACCGATAGGAAAAGCTCTCATGTGTTTTACAAAGATTTAATTAAACATagtgaatatattttaaagaaattgaaaattcCTTACAGAGTAGTTCTTCTGAATTCCTTTGAAACTCCATTTTCTGCATCCATCTGTTACGATTTAGAAGCCTGGCTACCTAGTCAGCAACGATTTATCGAAGTTTCTTCCTGCTCTAATTGCTTAGATTTCCAAGCTAGGAAactaaatttaaaatataaaaagaaggacAGTAACTTTTTCTGCCATACTATTAATGGGTCCGGTTTGGCCGTAGGACGTGTCTTGGCAATCATCCTGGAACAGTACCAAATAGGCGGGAGctccaaaaatgaaaaaaagcagcTCATCATTCCGAAGCCCTTGCGGAAATTTATGAACGCGTCAGTCATTAGTTTGTAG
- a CDS encoding glycerol-3-phosphate dehydrogenase (putative): MYRNLFDKLKEGPLKISILGSGSWASAISKIVGTNAKNNYLFENEVKVWIRDELVNGENMVDIINKKHENIKYLKGVALPQNIVAYSDLSRVINAADLLIFIIPSQYLESLLMSIKENESIKIEKHAKAISLTKGFIIKNNQMNLCSKYISDFLDIPCSALSGANIAMDVAMEEFSEATIGGNDKDTLLIWQRVFDLPYFKINCVNETVGVEIFGALKNIITLAAGFCDGLNASHNSKSAIIRIGVKESLHFGKTFFNYSDVSIFFESCGLADVITSFLGGRNAKCSAEFVKCNPKKTWEQLENEILKGQKLQGTVTLKYVYQMIKKNNLTHEFPLFTILHRISFENEDPRALLNIFMNYTVSPITA, translated from the exons ATGTACAGGAACCTGTTCGATAAGCTGAAGGAAGGCCCACTCAAG ATATCCATCCTGGGCAGTGGAAGCTGGGCGAGCGCCATCAGCAAAATCGTGGGCACGAATGCaaagaataattatttatttgagAATGAAGTGAAGGTGTGGATACGAGACGAACTGGTAAACGGAGAAAATATGGTGGatataattaacaaaaagcatgaaaatataaaatacttAAAGGGGGTGGCCTTACCGCAAAATATTGTTGCTTACTCAGATTTGTCCAGGGTGATTAATGCTGCTGACctgttaatatttataatccCATCCCAATATTTAGAAAGCTTATTAATgtcaataaaagaaaatgaatcCATTAAGATAGAGAAACATGCAAAGGCTATTTCGTTAACTAAAGGatttatcattaaaaataatcagaTGAATCTTTGCTCCAAATACATTAGCGACTTTCTGGACATTCCTTGTTCTGCCTTGTCGGGTGCAAACATAGCCATG GACGTAGCCATGGAGGAATTCTCGGAAGCCACTATAGGAGGAAATGACAAGGACACGCTGCTAATCTGGCAGCGGGTTTTTGACTTGCCCTACTTTAAAATAAACTGCGTTAATGAAACTGTGGGGGTTGAG ATTTTCGGCgcgttaaaaaatatcataacaTTGGCAGCTGGATTTTGCGACGGACTCAATGCTTCCCACAATTCCAAATCGGCGATTATCAGAATTGGAGTTAAAGAATCCTTACATTTTgggaaaacattttttaactatTCCGATgtgagcatattttttgaaagctGTGGCTTGGCTGATGTCATCACGTCCTTCCTGGGCGGAAGAAACGCAAAATGCTCTGCGGAGTTTGTAAAGTGTAACCCGAAGAAGACGTGGGAACAGCTGGAGAATGAAATCCTTAAGGGGCAGAAATTGCAG gGAACTGTGACTTTGAAGTACGTTTACCAAATGATCAAAAAGAACAACTTAACCCACGAATTTCCCCTCTTCACGATTCTCCACAGAATATCGTTTGAGAATGAGGATCCACGGGCACTGTTGAACATATTTATGAACTACACAGTATCGCCAATAACGGCGTAG
- a CDS encoding hypothetical protein (putative), with translation MMSLFRKKCTNLVITRYQKRELRIKCCYNLRREFSSGKASGGKIGKRDIKNENWGEKVHSQVNTKTKRRSTFPPSVDPGVAPDEAKNEEDPRDLYFNNKVIEKRVADIIIKNSHNESLFGFLPMEGRTNKVPKGFKICQCLFLLALSSGVLLIHILPEIGRENYIRDIFSFEIYCCSCILVFHGGFNSLLQLIQYGVPPTRKYKGLYNSLRLISSIIPLFSGLITSSLCESFPKDSILLLMLSYMSLLLNYYLLHNKCLIPAWMFRQCKLLISFVLFNLVL, from the coding sequence ATGATGAGTTTatttaggaaaaaatgcaccaaTTTGGTCATTACTCGTTACCAAAAGAGGGAGCTGCGCATTAAGTGCTGTTATAATTTGAGGCGGGAATTCTCCAGTGGCAAGGCAAGCGGTGGTAAGATCGGGAAGCGTGACATCAAGAATGAGAACTGGGGAGAAAAAGTGCATTCACAAGTGAATACAAAGACAAAGAGAAGGTCGACCTTTCCCCCGAGTGTAGACCCGGGTGTAGCCCCGGATGAAgccaaaaatgaggaagaccCCAGAGACCTATATTTTAACAACAAAGTGATCGAAAAAAGAGTAGCAGACATAATCATAAAAAACAGCCACAACGAATCCCTCTTTGGATTTCTACCCATGGAAGGGAGAACGAATAAAGTTCCAAAAGGTTTCAAAATATGTcaatgcctttttttattggCCCTTTCCAGTGGAGTGTTGTTAATTCATATACTGCCAGAAATAGGCAGGGAAAATTACATACgagatattttttctttcgaaaTTTATTGCTGTTCATGCATTTTAGTGTTTCACGGAGGGTTTAATTCATTGCTGCAATTAATTCAGTATGGAGTGCCTCCGACGAGAAAGTACAAAGGCTTATACAACAGCTTACGTTTGATCTCCTCCATAATTCCATTATTTTCTGGTTTAATAACATCGTCGTTATGTGAGAGTTTTCCCAAAGATagcattttacttttaatgCTATCGTATATGTCCCTGTTGCTGAATTATTACCTACTACACAACAAGTGCTTAATTCCAGCGTGGATGTTCCGACAGTGCAAGCTTCTAATTAGCTTcgttttatttaatttggTTTTG
- a CDS encoding hypothetical protein (putative) encodes MTNLEEKINKQIYLWGKIEGIQNDYYIVYYLNHDKFFPKKKFYYCNDDYEFREVTKGNDKLIEKVEKKTPFTLFTGVPGSLYSEGRKSRKGQGGSHSGGIEGGSAGSDSSEASLSDSEKSSNGQSSAGQSSAEQSSSGQSSSENSDNSKSGHQNSDGAQGRHQNGDSQSGESEMEGGTPKKEKKNKVEKNKKKERQSDITELERLSYVVRKIDEEAFIVPYNSVKITNNLEMKFANFSGLNMIEALKLTSWVHFRYPKNLTYDKIKSYNTFFLNNFLDSIKSDVPASMWNVKVNKQLSKISIMNCLYPGNGIPNYDLPFLLP; translated from the exons ATGACCAAtttggaggagaaaataaacaagCAGATTTATCTGTGGGGGAAAATAGAAGGCATACAAAATGACTATTACATAGTCTACTACCTCAATCATGATAagttttttccaaaaaagaaattttactACTGTAATGATGATTACGAATTTAGGGAAGTGACAAAGGGGAATGATAAGTTAATAGAGAAAGTGGAGAAGAAGACGCCCTTCACCCTGTTCACAGGGGTGCCTGGCAGTTTATATTCTGAGGGTCGCAAGTCGAGGAAGGGGCAGGGCGGAAGTCACAGCGGTGGGATCGAAGGTGGAAGCGCCGGAAGTGACAGTAGCGAAGCCTCCCTAAGTGACAGCGAAAAAAGTAGCAACGGACAGAGTAGCGCCGGGCAGAGCAGCGCCGAGCAGAGTAGCAGCGGACAGAGTAGCAGCGAAAATAGTGACAACTCCAAAAGTGGGCATCAAAATAGTGACGGCGCCCAGGGGAGACACCAAAATGGGGACTCACAAAGCGGCGAAAGCGAAATGGAAGGAGGAAcccccaaaaaggaaaaaaaaaacaaagtggaaaaaaataaaaagaaagaaagacaGAGCGATATCACGGAGCTTGAGAGACTATCCTATGTTGTTAGAAAAATCGACGAAGAAGCATTTATTGTACCTTACAATTCtgtaaaaataacaaataacTTAGAAATGAAATTTGCCAACTTTAGTGGATTGAATATGATAGAAGCACTAAAATTAACATCGTGGGTTCACTTTAGATACCCTAAAAATTTAACGTACGATAAAATTAAGAGTTacaatactttttttttgaataattttctcGATTCTATCAAATCAGATGTTCCAGCAAGCATGTGGAATGTAAAAGTTAATAAGCAGTTAAGCAAAATTTCCATAATGAATTGTTTGTACCCTG GCAATGGGATTCCCAACTATGACCTCCCGTTTTTGTTGCCTTAG
- a CDS encoding male development gene 1 (putative): MKNFAFSILNISSLFILYLSSQSGLYNCMSTGKTAIRNGYLKNKGDLDEVKDYLADELAGKMKEKLIDLLKHEKIFYDLGNMDDEDLSDFKNYFKDMSEYIGLKAADILNSNLEDSLKPFLSKSSFASLKEAMGGSSPFDLKFDDEDGEAKEAKKGNSKDENVNEENANDENANNENANDENSNDKNANDENANDEDVDEATEDFINELVDVYEDKHHKDLEENVQEIKTHNNLD; the protein is encoded by the exons atgaagaacttTGCATTTTCCATATTAAACATTTCGAGTCTATTTATTCTGTACTTGAGTTCGCAAAGCGGCCTGTACAATTGCATGAGCACAGGGAAAACAGCAA TAAGAAATGgctacttaaaaaataagggaGATTTAGATGAAGTGAAGGATTATCTAGCTGATGAGTTGGCtggcaaaatgaaggagaaatTAATTGACTTATTAAAACACGAAaagattttttatgatttagGAAACATGGACGATGAAGATTTAAGCGACTTCAAAAATTACTTCAAGGACATGTCGGAATATATTGGCTTGAAGGCTGCCGATATATTAAACAGCAACTTAGAGGATTCCCTTAAGCCCTTTTTGTCCAAAAGTTCCTTCGCCAGTTTAAAAGAGGCCATGGGGGGTAGCAGCCCTTTTGACTTAAAATTTGACGACGAGGATGGAGAGGCAAAGGAGGCAAAGAAGGGAAATTCCAAAgatgaaaatgtaaatgaagaaaatgccAATGacgaaaatgcaaataacGAAAATGCCAATGACGAAAATTCCAATgacaaaaatgcaaatgacGAAAATGCCAATGACGAAGACGTCGATGAAGCAACCGAAGATTTCATTAACGAGTTGGTGGACGTATATGAAGACAAGCATCACAAGGACTTGGAAGAGAATGTgcaagaaataaaaactcACAACAACTTAGATTAA
- a CDS encoding cell-traversal protein for ookinetes and sporozoites (CelTOS;~putative), giving the protein MIQFQFVGKSGSTASSSLEGGSEFSERIGNSLSSFLSESASLEVIGDELADNIANEIVSSLQKDSASFLQNGFDVKTQLKATAKKVLMEALKAALEPTERIVATTIKPPRVSEEAYFLLGPVVKTLFNKVEDALHKPIPDNIWEYESTGSSEEEEAEDDFSDELLD; this is encoded by the exons atGATTCAATTTCAATTCGT GGGAAAGAGCGGATCGACTGCCTCGTCTTCTCTTGAAGGAGGAAGCGAATTTTCCGAGCGCATAGGGAACAGCTTATCGTCATTCCTTTCCGAATCGGCATCTTTGGAAGTAATTGGAGATGAACTGGCCGACAACATTGCCAACGAAATTGTTAGCTCCCTGCAAAAGGATTCAGCatcctttttacaaaatgggttTGACGTAAAAACCCAGTTGAAAGCTACTGCCAAGAAGGTCTTAATGGAAGCGTTAAAAGCAGCATTAGAGCCAACCGAAAGAATTGTTGCCACCACGATTAAGCCACCACGTGTCAGCGAAGAAGCCTACTTTTTATTGGGCCCCGTCGTCAAAACTCTCTTTAACAAAGTTGAGGACGCTTTACACAAGCCAATACCTGATAACATTTGGGAGTACGAATCCACGGGTTCCtccgaagaggaagaagctgaAGATGATTTCTCCGATGAGTTGTTAGATTAA
- a CDS encoding hypothetical protein (putative), protein MFKRCLIFLVISIFSIALVVYKRIKHESVNEEYYNGGRDTGGAGGRPPWGGTGECSLNGEFCTMDYSDIGIEQDEYKIVHYKDTRINKVKKGLKQIFQPFFTEMKSETNRKHIISLFLEVFENSKVFLTVSLRSSYHMLYAYGILLISFLKILFLWYIILEPYLQWLLLKLKIMYINLDYKTKKYVMTMLCTFLTVLYLIYSGVIKYILNKITKFYKYLMKKVFKINKFLFNILPYLLSSLLYVTLVKTLPMSFISFFIYSIFFPLPSVYSVVIILKYVYSSNIRECLIDSVTHKLNSSKYINAMSQYGILRDGELAEEGEVEKAGEEEKADEVEKVDEVEKVDEVEKTDEVEKADEGEKEVEGEKEGEGEKEGEGEKEGEGEKVNEVEKENDHRTTELKTGKLKADQPNDSKKKKFSLFSLENFGFNSRKKDRSGEAVENENRNSWSRGDPPTRNRRQSSICESVGESKAEDENRASYYDVPILLEYWLFINILKFLNFFFPELQQNLVHSVLVSTVDFVLYTLFNVRLENEEKKGKKNAESDMQYNERSNLLIRISKIVKDKMKLNETVKFSLTCLKSVITENVVESVQLPFYIKIFINLLIYMPQLILLIFPSFILKIYFAYFFFIFPIFGSLKCLEEKNSIHNKIYFICYFFFYNIASATVNHAFFKCLPFYNLYKILITISVQTVLKYILNVLKGDELYVKVYAAFALLIWGELFFSYKEIGTTGVLPFS, encoded by the exons atgtttaagaGGTGTTTGATATTTTTGGTAATATCCATATTTAGCATAGCCCTAGTTGTATATAAGAGAATAAAGCATGAAAGCGTGAACGAGGAGTACTATAATGGAGGGAGAGATACCGGTGGGGCAGGAGGCAGGCCTCCATGGGGAGGTACGGGTGAGTGTAGCTTGAATGGAGAATTTTGCACCATGGATTACAGCGATATTGGTATCGAACAGGATgaatacaaaattgtgcattaCAAAGACACACGGATTAATAAAGTAAAGAAAGGACTCAAGCAAATTTTCCAACCTTTCTTCACAGAAATGAAAAGTGAAACGAATCGAAAGCATatcatttctttatttttagagGTCTTTGAAAATTCAAAAGTTTTCCTAACTGTCTCCTTGCGCTCAAGTTATCATATGCTTTACGCCTACGGAATACTGTTAATATCTTTCCTCAAAATTCTATTCTTATGGTACATAATTTTAGAGCCATATTTACAGTGGCTCCTTCTGAAgctaaaaattatgtatataaatttggactacaaaacgaagaagtaCGTTATGACCAtgttgtgcacatttttaactgTTCTCTATCTTATTTATTCTGgagttataaaatatattttaaataagatTACCaagttttacaaatatttaatgaagaaagttttcaaaattaataaatttttgttcaataTATTGCCATATTTGTTGAGCTCCTTGTTGTACGTCACTTTGGTGAAGACCCTACCGATGTcgttcatttcgttttttatctattcgattttttttcccctgccTTCCGTCTACTCTGTCGTTATCATTTTGAAATATGTATACTCGTCCAACATTAGGGAGTGCCTTATTGATAGCGTTACACATAAGTTGAATTCTtccaaatatattaatgcCATGAGTCAGTATGGCATCCTGAGGGACGGCGAGCTCGCGGAAGAAGGCGAAGTTGAAAAGgcaggtgaagaagaaaaagcggATGAGGTTGAAAAAGTGGATGAAGTTGAAAAAGTGGATGAAGTTGAAAAAACGGATGAAGTTGAAAAAGCAGAtgaaggcgaaaaagaagttgaaggcgaaaaagaaggtgaaggcgaaaaagaaggtgaaggcgaaaaagaagGTGAAGGCGAAAAAGTGAATGAagttgaaaaagaaaatgatcaCAGAACAACTGAGCTGAAAACGGGCAAGCTTAAGGCGGACCAACCGAACGACtccaagaagaaaaagttcTCCCTCTTCAGCCTGGAAAACTTTGGCTTTAACTCCAGAAAGAAGGACCGAAGCGGAGAAGCGGTCGAAAACGAGAACCGAAACAGCTGGTCGAGGGGAGACCCCCCCACGCGCAACCGCAGACAAAGCAGCATTTGCGAATCCGTAGGAGAATCCAAAGCGGAGGATGAAAACAGGGCATCGTACTATGATGTGCCCATTTTACTAGAATATTGGCTCtttataaacattttaaaatttttaaactttttttttccggaATTACAACAAAACCTCGTTCAT AGTGTGTTAGTCAGCACAGTCGATTTTGTCTTATACACCTTATTCAACGTCAGGCtggaaaacgaagaaaagaaagggaaaaaaaacgcagagtCAGATATGCAATATAACGAGAGAAGCAATTTACTAATTAGGATATCAAAAATAGTAAAGGATAAGATGAAGTTAAACGAAACAGTTAAATTCAGCCTTACCTGTCTCAAGTCAGTCATTACAGAAAATGTGGTTGAAAGTGTTCAGCTgccattttatataaaaatttttattaacctcTTAATATACATGCCGCAACTtatccttttaattttcccgtCCTTTAtccttaaaatatattttgcctatttcttttttattttcccaataTTTGGATCTCTCAAATgtttagaagaaaaaaattcaatacataacaaaatttacttcatatgttattttttcttttacaacaTTGCATCGGCCACTGTAAACCATGCCTTTTTCAAGTGTTTgcctttttacaatttatacaaaattttaattacgaTATCTGTTCAAACTGTTcttaaatatattcttaatGTCCTCAAG gGCGACGAGCTCTACGTTAAGGTTTACGCAGCTTTTGCACTGCTCATTTGGGGTGAACTGTTCTTTTCTTATAAAGAGATCGGTACAACTGGTGTCCTTCCCTTTTCATAA
- a CDS encoding signal recognition particle 19 kd protein (putative): MMKPEVINANDDSKDYSRWKIIYPNYLNKKKKVKEGRKINLNYCVTDPSVDEIALACKELKVQCVVEKNKYYPRDWLVEGRIRIKMPDAESSNIYSKFALMKQIGLKLQTIKANVEPTVAGDMLGNVINPRFNAESAKLDILFFAHFL; encoded by the exons atgatgaaaccTGAAGTAATCAACGCGAACGATGACAGTAAGGATTACTCTCgatggaaaattatttatccaaattatttaaataaaaagaaaaaagtgaaagaaggaagaaaaataaacctCAATTATTGTGTAACGGACCCATCCGTTGACGAAATTGCATTGGCGTGTAAAGAATTGAAAGTCCAATGTgtcgtggaaaaaaataaatactatCCAAGGGATTGGCTGGTGGAAGGAAGGATACGTATAAAAATGCCGGACGCCGAAAGCAGCAACATATATAGTAAATTTGCCTTAATGAAACAAATTGGGTTGAAATTGCAAACCATAAAGGCGAATGTGGAACCTACTGTTGCG GGTGATATGCTTGGCAATGTGATTAACCCAAGATTCAATGCTGAATCGGCTAAGTTggacattttgtttttcgccCATTTcttgtaa